One window of Ralstonia pickettii DTP0602 genomic DNA carries:
- a CDS encoding GntR family transcriptional regulator, with protein sequence MLTLNLTRSRRGGETLTEQIVAGIAELVEQRALRAGTALPSVRRFAQHHHVSTFTVAEAYGRLTALGYLAARAGSGYTVAHRHAPTGHARAPQWEAPGLNAAWLLSDVFADHSVPIKAGAGWLPGDWLNEEGLHQAMRASARVPAAQLSGYGHPYGFAPLREHIATSLGQYGIPLQAQQVVLTQGATQALDLVVRTLLRAGDTVLVESPCYCNLLQILRLAGLRVVGVPRSAAGLDTDALDDAIRAHAPRALFVNTVLQNPTGASLSSMNAFRVLQLAEQHRLLVVEDDIYRELAPAGSPMLAAMDGLSQVVYVNGFSKTITPSLRVGYLAASPDLAKAFARTKMAVGLTSSEVTERLVYSVLTSGHYGRHVAALAERLRAQQDRVTEKMEAHGLEVLLRPEGGMFAWARLSEAVQARLQASRRGEPLHGNRLATLALEHGIWLAPGSYFEPDETDSPWIRFNVATGDAPQLWQFFDSLAQAPRAAAA encoded by the coding sequence ATGCTGACCCTGAACCTGACCCGCAGCCGCCGCGGCGGCGAAACCCTGACCGAGCAGATCGTGGCCGGTATCGCCGAGCTGGTGGAGCAGCGCGCGCTGCGCGCCGGCACCGCGCTGCCCTCGGTGCGCCGCTTTGCGCAGCACCATCACGTCAGCACCTTCACCGTGGCCGAGGCCTATGGCCGGCTGACCGCGCTGGGCTACCTGGCGGCGCGTGCCGGCTCGGGCTATACCGTGGCGCACCGCCATGCGCCCACCGGCCACGCACGCGCGCCGCAATGGGAAGCACCGGGGCTGAACGCGGCGTGGCTGCTCTCCGATGTGTTTGCCGACCACTCCGTGCCGATCAAGGCGGGCGCGGGCTGGCTGCCCGGCGACTGGCTCAACGAGGAAGGGCTGCACCAGGCCATGCGCGCCTCGGCGCGGGTACCGGCGGCGCAACTATCGGGCTATGGCCACCCGTACGGTTTCGCGCCGCTGCGCGAGCATATCGCCACCAGCCTGGGCCAGTACGGCATCCCGCTGCAGGCGCAGCAGGTGGTGCTGACGCAGGGCGCGACGCAGGCGCTGGACCTGGTGGTGCGCACGCTGCTGCGCGCCGGCGACACGGTGCTGGTGGAATCCCCCTGCTACTGCAATCTCTTGCAGATCCTGCGGCTGGCTGGCTTGCGCGTGGTCGGCGTGCCGCGCTCGGCGGCGGGGCTCGATACCGATGCGCTGGACGATGCCATCCGCGCGCACGCGCCGCGCGCGCTGTTCGTCAACACCGTGCTGCAGAACCCGACCGGCGCCAGCCTGAGCAGCATGAACGCCTTCCGCGTGCTGCAACTGGCCGAGCAACACCGGCTGCTGGTGGTGGAAGACGACATCTATCGCGAACTGGCGCCAGCCGGCTCGCCGATGCTGGCGGCCATGGACGGACTGTCGCAGGTGGTCTACGTCAACGGGTTCTCCAAGACCATCACGCCTTCGCTGCGCGTCGGCTATCTCGCCGCCAGCCCGGACCTGGCCAAGGCCTTCGCGCGCACCAAGATGGCGGTCGGCCTGACCTCGTCGGAGGTGACGGAGCGGCTGGTCTATTCGGTGCTGACCAGCGGCCACTACGGCCGCCACGTGGCGGCGCTGGCCGAACGGCTGCGCGCGCAGCAGGACCGTGTGACCGAGAAGATGGAAGCCCACGGGCTGGAAGTGCTGCTGCGCCCGGAAGGCGGGATGTTCGCGTGGGCGCGGCTGAGCGAGGCGGTACAGGCGCGGCTGCAGGCCAGCAGGCGCGGCGAGCCGCTGCACGGCAACCGGCTGGCGACGCTGGCGCTGGAACACGGCATCTGGCTGGCCCCGGGCTCGTACTTCGAGCCGGACGAGACCGATTCGCCGTGGATCCGCTTCAACGTGGCCACCGGCGATGCGCCGCAGCTATGGCAGTTCTTCGACAGCCTGGCGCAGGCGCCGCGCGCGGCGGCGGCCTGA
- a CDS encoding transposase IS609 (K07496: K07496; putative transposase) produces MQRLQAYKYELMPTGEQQRNMRRFSGSCRFVFNKALALQKARYEQGEKKHGYAGLCKLLTEWRNSTETAWLADAPVHPLQQTLKDLERAYGNFFAKRADFPRFKKKGQGDSFRYPDPKQIKLDQASSRLFLPKLGWLRYRNSRKVLGVVKNVTVRQSCGKWFVSIQTEREVEQPVARAASAVGIDMGVARFATLSDGTFYAPLNSFKRQEAALRKAQQAMSRKQKFSSNWKKAKARVQRIHSRLGNARRDYLHKCSTTISQNHAMVCIEDLQVRNMSRSAAGSTEQPGKQVQAKSGLNKAILDQGWFEFRRQLDYKLAWNGGYLIAVPPQNTSRTCPCCGHVSADNRQTQARFECVECGFEENADVVGAINVLRAGHARLACEVNAAVTASAAGTHRSDSGAAQCRV; encoded by the coding sequence ATGCAGCGACTTCAAGCCTACAAGTACGAACTGATGCCGACCGGCGAGCAGCAACGCAACATGCGTCGCTTTTCTGGTTCGTGCCGGTTCGTCTTCAACAAGGCACTGGCGTTGCAGAAGGCTCGTTACGAGCAAGGCGAGAAGAAGCACGGCTACGCCGGACTGTGCAAGCTGCTCACCGAGTGGCGCAACAGCACGGAAACCGCATGGCTGGCCGATGCGCCGGTTCATCCGCTGCAACAGACGCTCAAAGATTTGGAGCGGGCCTACGGCAACTTCTTTGCCAAGCGGGCCGACTTTCCGCGCTTCAAGAAGAAGGGCCAGGGCGACAGTTTCCGCTATCCCGACCCCAAGCAAATCAAGCTCGACCAGGCCAGCAGCCGCCTGTTTTTGCCCAAGCTGGGCTGGCTGCGATACCGCAACAGCCGGAAGGTGCTGGGGGTGGTGAAGAACGTCACAGTCAGGCAGTCCTGCGGCAAGTGGTTCGTGTCGATCCAGACCGAGCGTGAGGTCGAACAGCCGGTGGCACGGGCCGCGAGCGCGGTTGGCATCGACATGGGTGTTGCCCGGTTCGCCACGCTTTCGGACGGGACGTTCTACGCCCCGCTCAATAGTTTCAAGCGGCAAGAGGCCGCGCTGCGCAAAGCGCAGCAGGCGATGAGCCGCAAACAGAAGTTCAGCAGCAACTGGAAGAAGGCGAAAGCCCGCGTCCAGCGCATCCATTCCCGCCTCGGCAATGCCCGCCGCGACTACCTCCACAAGTGCTCCACCACGATCAGCCAAAACCACGCGATGGTGTGTATCGAGGACTTGCAGGTACGGAACATGTCCAGGTCGGCGGCAGGCAGCACCGAACAGCCGGGTAAGCAGGTTCAGGCCAAGTCCGGCCTGAACAAAGCCATCCTCGATCAAGGCTGGTTCGAGTTCCGCCGCCAACTGGACTACAAGCTGGCTTGGAACGGTGGCTATCTCATCGCCGTGCCACCGCAGAACACGAGCCGCACCTGTCCATGCTGCGGCCATGTCTCGGCAGACAACCGCCAGACGCAAGCCCGGTTCGAGTGCGTGGAATGCGGTTTCGAGGAAAATGCCGATGTGGTCGGCGCGATCAATGTTCTAAGGGCGGGACACGCCCGGTTAGCCTGTGAAGTGAACGCTGCGGTAACGGCGTCAGCAGCAGGAACCCACCGAAGCGACTCAGGGGCGGCTCAATGCCGCGTCTGA
- a CDS encoding transposase (K07491: K07491; putative transposase): MHVHLVFVAKYRRRVFDGDAIKRLRAIFDKVCADFEANLIEMDGEDDHVHLLVEYPPKVAVSNLVNSLKGVSSRLLRKERPDIQKRYWKGVLWSPSYFASSCGGAPIAIVRQYIEQQQTPH; encoded by the coding sequence ATGCACGTCCATTTGGTCTTCGTGGCGAAATACCGCCGCAGAGTGTTCGACGGCGACGCCATCAAACGGCTGCGCGCCATCTTCGACAAGGTATGCGCCGACTTCGAGGCGAACTTGATCGAGATGGACGGCGAGGACGATCACGTTCACCTGCTGGTGGAGTACCCGCCAAAGGTCGCGGTGTCGAATCTGGTGAACAGCCTCAAGGGCGTGTCCAGCCGCCTGCTGCGCAAGGAAAGACCCGACATCCAGAAACGCTACTGGAAGGGCGTGCTGTGGTCGCCTTCCTACTTCGCATCATCCTGTGGCGGCGCACCGATCGCCATCGTGCGCCAGTACATCGAACAACAGCAGACCCCACACTGA